In bacterium, a single window of DNA contains:
- a CDS encoding fibronectin type III domain-containing protein: DNTAINLLPEPPTALRVVNTGLGSVQLTWCAPTTDSVNLYGGLATSYRVYKSTNGYGFDNGILSTTTTITVSGLTPDQVYFFRVSALNAGGESFPTNTLAVRVRATGTANILIVDGFDRMDRWMMPAIRSKSVYYGSDNGYPNRQYMELVNSYNYSIQHAIAIANATTANNGKFYFDSASNEAVASGLINLSNYKLVVWFTGKESTADETFSSTEQTRVTNFLAGGGRLFVSGSEIGWDLGRTAGSADSTFYSNSLKARYAGDDSNTDTVTASAYGIFNGLSSFVFDTGRGVTYFVDYPDQLNTISDSSVCLIYSGGSGGNAAIQYWSPTTKVVNFGFPFETIIDSSVRNNVMQRILSFLLPPRLLISLPTLNFSAQQGGSNPAEQVLTVYNDGGGNMSFTVGSNQSWLSPTPTSSVVTAGIPQNIQVNVNITGLSYGTYTGTLTITGTGAENSPQYCTVILTVNPQPNLRISPTALTFTASSGGPNPAPQILTIYNDGTGTMSWSASTNRTWLSISPTSGSVIETGSQTAQVGVNISGLAVGTTYGIITVSAPGALNTPRICNITLVISGQMTALDYDWRTYDVLDIKRH, encoded by the coding sequence AGATAATACTGCGATAAATCTTCTTCCAGAACCGCCGACTGCTCTTCGGGTAGTAAATACGGGTTTAGGAAGTGTCCAGCTTACCTGGTGTGCACCGACGACTGATTCGGTCAATCTTTACGGCGGGTTAGCAACTAGCTATCGAGTTTATAAGAGTACAAATGGTTATGGATTTGATAATGGAATCCTATCAACTACAACTACGATAACCGTTTCGGGTTTAACCCCAGACCAAGTATATTTTTTTCGGGTTAGTGCACTCAACGCAGGCGGTGAATCGTTCCCGACAAATACGTTAGCGGTTCGAGTTAGAGCAACCGGTACGGCGAATATCCTTATTGTTGATGGGTTTGACCGAATGGATCGATGGATGATGCCGGCGATTCGGAGTAAAAGTGTTTATTATGGAAGTGACAATGGATACCCGAACCGACAATATATGGAATTAGTTAATAGTTATAACTATTCGATACAGCATGCAATTGCGATAGCGAATGCTACGACGGCGAATAATGGGAAATTCTATTTCGATTCTGCAAGTAACGAAGCGGTAGCGAGTGGATTAATCAATCTATCAAATTATAAACTTGTAGTTTGGTTTACCGGTAAAGAATCGACTGCAGATGAAACGTTCAGCAGTACGGAACAAACCCGAGTGACTAATTTCTTAGCAGGAGGTGGCCGATTATTTGTGTCCGGTTCAGAAATCGGGTGGGATTTAGGCAGGACGGCTGGTAGCGCGGATTCCACCTTCTATTCGAATTCATTAAAAGCGAGATATGCGGGCGATGATTCGAATACTGATACCGTAACCGCTTCTGCGTATGGGATATTTAATGGATTAAGCAGTTTTGTATTTGATACCGGTCGCGGAGTAACCTATTTTGTTGATTATCCGGACCAGTTAAATACTATAAGTGATAGTAGTGTATGTTTGATATATTCTGGTGGTTCTGGTGGAAATGCGGCAATCCAATATTGGAGTCCTACTACGAAAGTAGTTAATTTCGGTTTTCCGTTTGAAACGATTATCGATAGTTCAGTCCGCAATAATGTTATGCAACGGATTCTAAGTTTCCTTCTCCCGCCGCGATTACTCATTTCTCTGCCGACATTAAATTTCTCCGCACAACAGGGAGGTTCGAATCCAGCGGAGCAAGTATTGACTGTCTATAATGATGGGGGCGGAAATATGAGTTTTACTGTAGGTTCAAATCAGAGTTGGTTATCACCAACACCGACATCGAGCGTGGTTACTGCAGGGATACCGCAAAATATCCAGGTCAATGTAAATATTACCGGTTTAAGTTATGGAACTTATACCGGTACCTTAACAATCACCGGAACCGGTGCAGAAAACAGTCCACAATACTGCACGGTTATCCTGACGGTGAATCCGCAACCGAATCTGCGGATTAGTCCGACCGCATTAACATTTACGGCGTCTAGTGGCGGACCAAATCCGGCACCACAAATCTTGACCATTTATAACGATGGTACCGGAACGATGAGCTGGTCTGCAAGTACGAACCGAACTTGGTTATCGATTTCTCCAACGAGTGGAAGTGTGATTGAAACGGGATCGCAAACAGCTCAAGTCGGAGTGAATATTTCTGGGTTAGCGGTTGGGACAACCTATGGCATTATCACGGTTAGTGCTCCAGGTGCACTGAACACTCCACGCATTTGTAATATTACGCTGGTTATTTCTGGACAAATGACTGCGCTCGATTACGATTGGCGTACCTATGATGTATTAGATATAAAACGGCATTGA